ATTTTCCACTAATGCTTTGATAATTGGAGCACTTCCCTTGATCATATAAGGCTCCATGCCGCCAAAAATTTTACTTCTCTACAGATGAGCAAATCCTCTTCTGCAGGGACATTCGTGTCATTCAACAACATGGGTGCCCTTTGAATTAGAATTTTATGGTCCTGGATTCATTTTACCTTCTCATATCAGTACCAAATCACAGCTGTGGAAGCCATACCTGTTGGATAAAGAATTAGGTGAAGCCAAATAGTCCAAGGTAAGGAAGAGACACCAAATTCGACTTGAAGACACTGATTCAGACAATGGCTCCAAGATTACCATACAGAGATATTTCTTTTTGTTGATTATATATGTTTTGTACAGCCAGGAAAAATGCCTACTTTGTGACAGCACAAAGACCCTCCAGCCTGTACAATTTAAATACAGCTTTTGACATTGTAGTATAGAGTTTCAGGGAAATTCTGCACCAATTTAGTTGCTCACATTCAAATTGTAACGTCTCGCCAGCCTGCATTTGACCTCAAGATTTTGTTCCCTGAATCTCGCTATCATTAAATCTGAAAGTGCGTTCGTTATACAGTTAGATAAGTCatattcttatatatatattcacttttttttttctcctttttcaaCGTGAGACAATTTATTTCTGTTTCTTTTGCTTAAAAGCCTACCAATGAAGCTCTATTTTTATGCTTGCTTTTATCGACTCTCAGGATGTTATGAAAATACCTAGTTCTTCATATAAAGTGTGATTGATCATCAAACTTAATTTTTAAGCGACTAATTACCCAATTGATTATTTTAAACATCTAATCTCTAACGTTAATTACTAGCCTGGTTATGGAAAGAACATCagtgtaaaataaaaataaaagcatTAACATTCTCCCACTGTAAATTGTTTGTCTCATTAGGAAGCAAGTAACTTGATTGTATTATAAGAaagttaaattatgaaaaatctaGTTGTATTGACATATTTTAATTACTATCTAATAGTATAAGCAGTGCCTAGGATGCTCCTTTAGCTTGcttaaaaatgtggtatgtatggTCACACCATTTATATAACAAGACAGTTCTAATTGTTTATATATCATCATTGCAAGCTGTTCCCAATTAAATAAGAGATAGTTAAGACACCATTAACAATGCACCATCTCAAGCAGAGCAAGTGTGCTTAGTACACTACAGCTTCTTGATCTAGGAGATTTAGATTACCCTTTTTAAGAATTACAGGCCCTATTAATCTTTCTCTTTATGACTTTGTTTTGTTGGATCAAATTTAAAACAAAGAACTGATGAATTATTCTGAATATTtaagaatatttttttttatctagatTTAATTCACTAAAATACAAATATGTAATATTATCTTGGATTTAAGATAGATCGGATCTAGGTaaaaatttctttctttacttagaCTTTATTTATTATGAAGTCAAGATAAGAGATACGGTGGACGAGTATAGGCAAGAATTTCCTgccaagaagagagagagagagacgcaCGTGGGACTGCATGCCTCACTCCTCGCCGCTCTCTTTTGCTTTTACAGAAATGAAACAGAAAATCAAAACCCAAAAGACTCCTTATTCTCTTCTTGATGTCTCAAGAACTTTCTCTCTTATTTATATCTACTGCTTGCTTTGATGGTTTGACTTGCACTTAATCTATActgctttcttttcttctttttaacTCATTCATACTCTTTTTGACATGGATAATCTGAAAATCTTTAGCCTACTTTTAGCTTTGAAACACCAGCCTTACTTAGATAGGTTTTGTTTTGAGAGAGTACGGCAATACTAAAACAACCATCATGCAGTTTTTATTTCAAATGTTCATTTGATATTTTGATCTTGGAAACATTGCTTTTAAGGTTTTGGTTTGTGGGTATCAACCATATTCTTTGATCGTTGGTTCTCATCTATTTGACATCGGAACTTTTGTGTGTTAATCAATGGTGGAACTCCAATCCTGTGCTAGTTTGGTCAATGCCTCTGCTTTGTGTTCTATAGAGCAAGAAGTGAAAGGTGAGGCAACTGTGAATATCATTGCAGAGATATCAGCAGAGTTGCAAAGGGAAAGAGAGAAGAATGCAGAGCTTATGGAGAGAATATCTGTACTTGAGTCTCAAATACAAGAAAGAGATAAAGAATCCTTTATCGCTCATGGTCAAGTATGATCTCGCCCATTTCATATTCGTGTTTTTGCCTCTAGTTTCTTGACTTCCTTTTGAACTATATATGGTACTGTACACATTTTGATCCCAATAATGTTGTTTTATTTATAGCATATCAAAAAATAATTCTCGGCTATTTTCTGGTTTTTCCTGATCGTgccatttttattttattcctattcttttttttttttttgtccttaCTATCTGCTTACTCTACCTGTAATAATAGATGTCTTTGATCAATGAGCCAATGGTTTCACAAAGAACTTTGCTACTGAGCTATGATACCATCAGAACTTCTGCAAATCTTTATTTGCACATCAAAATGTATGAGCTTTAGCCCTTAATAGGACCTGTACACTTATGAAAATTGAGTCAACCAGTGTTTTTCTTTAGGCTAATCTTTGATATCATTTCTGGACCTTTCAATTTTTGGGCACTTTCAGATATTGTTGATCTGTTGGAGAGATTGTTTTTGTTGACATGGAAGTGAACTCAAGTATATCTTTCTTAAATTGGCAAAACTAGAGGCTTCAACTTATCCAGATTCCTTGCTTTTCCAATTCACACTAATCATAATATCCATTATTATGTTCTCTCTCAGGGCAGTTGTCTCAATGCAGCAGAAAGAAGCCTCAAGAAGTTTAAAAGACAAAAAATAGGAGCAATTGACAATGAAAGTGGAGAAAGAAATGCTTCCAATGGTGAAACAGTATCACAGATAAAGAATGACATTAAATGCAATCCACCAAAAGATGCAAATGTGGAAGACCGATTGGTTAATtggatgagtatggatgagactCAATTTTTGCTTATTGATAAACTGAAAGATGATGATTTAGCTGCAGATTGTGATGATACGGATGAtagtgaagaagaagatgactgtGAAGAAGTTGATACCCTCATTGACCACAAAAATGGAGCTACTTGTGAGATTTCTAATCAAACAGATGCACTTCAGCATCAAAATGGTGTTGACGAGAGAGTAAACCTACCATGTCCAGGAAGTTTCCTTGGTGGACAGTGTGAGACGACATTTCCACCAGTAAACCAAGAAAAGAATGCAGATAGGAAGAAGTATTCCACACTGCCTGATTCTGAACGAGTTAACAAGAAGAGGGATATCCAAAAGCAAGATGAGAAAGGAACTGGAAAAACTGGAGTTCACGAGACACTGGCAGATGATCCTGTTTCTAAGCAGGAGGCTTGTAATAATGGCCGTGGAAACATGTCATCTATCAGAAAGCCTCCAAAGGTGGCCTTCTGTCCAAAGGAAGTAAAAAGGATGCTAGAGTCGGAAGTCCTTTTACTGAAAAATGCGCAGTCTCACACCATAAGGAAGATCATAGTTTTTGCATCGCTTGGTATAAGGCATGGCTGTGATGATATGTATGAATTAGACTTCAATCATTTCAGCATTCTGAGAAAAGGGGAACCTTATGTGTCTCCAAAAGATCCAGGGGTAAGCAATTTACTTCATATGTATCATAACAATAACAAGAGTGCTTATTGTGTCAGATACCACAGCTGGAATCACTGTTCTCATTTTGGTTTGATCCCATTGTTAGTAGCAATCTTTGTTGATCTGATGTGAACAATAGACTACATTGTTACTAGCAACCTTTGTTTTCCATGCAGTTTGGGTCACCTTATTTACTTTTATCATTAGCTTTTAATGGAATGAATGAACTGTGCTAGATTTTCTTGTTGATAGGAATCTGCATTTTTTAGGTATTGTTGCATTTGAATTGTATTGTTTGCTTATGGGGGATTTAGCTGCTCTACTGAATTTGATATATGAACAGTTCTGTGTTCCTTGATTATTGAGAGCATTATATTTGATCCATGATTAGAAATGAGCATCAAAAGCATTGTAGGCTACGAAATATGATCTTGCTTCTACTTTTcatgtaaataaataaacaagTAAGGCCACTAAAATAATTGATCAACAGGAGCATGTAATCTATGAGAATCCAGGCATCCGGAGGAAAATATTTTTTCCAAATCGGCAGAACCCAACATTATGTCCTGTTCAGATACTTGAAGAAGAGAAGACTATGCGTCCATCTGATCCTAGCTGCCCATCGTATTTATTTCTGTGCATTAAGTATGGCGGAAGAACTAGAAATCTTCCCCAAAATGAGTAAGTACAGATACTGTGGTTTTGCTCAGTTCCTGTTGCGTTATATCCATGTCCATCTTATTGTTCGCATTCTTACTGTGTCTTTTCCACCTGCATAAAAAATTTATTGTCCAGATTGCATCcgtgttatttttttttcttttttggataAGCAAGTttataaccaaaaaaaaaaaaaaaaacaggggGACTAGACCTGCAACAATCCCAGATATCAAGATACAGCAGGCATGAATATTTTGGCATCACCATCCATTTGCCTTTTCCAGTGTTTATTAGCTCTATGAATATGTTGGCATCTTTATTATGTTAAAATGTTGTGATTTGTTTTTGAAACCATGACCTTTCGAGTGAAGTTCGATGCTTGTTTCTTACTTGAACTGTTTGAGAATTCCCTCCCATGACCAGATCCAAGAGTATTCATGTTATCAATTTTTCCAGATATGTCAGGCAGCGCATGGGAAGAAACAAACTAAAATCTTTTGGGCCAGTTATATGCCGAATGGCAATGCTAGTCCATATCCGCAGTGGAAGCTTCTTTTTTAAGGCCTTGGGAATTACATTTCTGTTCATGGCTGGTTTTCCTGATGACCTGGTCAAAAGGGAAACCAAATACCGGAACTTAGATTTGCTGCAAAAGTATTACAGGTAAATGATGCTTAAAGAATTTATGATACTTACTTTTATAGAATTCAGGAATAGAGTACTGCACATTCGATTTCTCAGTTTATCATTCTGGAATCATTGTCACTGTACAAACTGCGAAGGGTATTTGATAtatccttattttctttattttttagtttTCCATAACACAAGGTTATAACAATCTTAATTGGTTAATATGTTAAACAAGAATTTAACCCTGCTGGGAAAAATTATCAGTTCAATGCTAAAAAATCATGGCACACCTTTTCTTCTAGAATGGAGAGTATCTGTTGTTCATTTTCAGCTTCTGTTTTGAAGCATTACAATAGCAGAATTGTAATATCATCTTCAGTTTTGCATCATTGGATCAAATGGTAGTGTTCAATTCAAAAAAATACAATCTTGTTTGATCAGAGGAAGAGGTTCATCTGTTAATGATGTCGAAGAGTAATCTTTCAATGTCTTGTTTTTCTTATGTTCTCCACTCATTACAGCAGACTCACAAATTTCCTGCTGCAGGACAGATGAAGATGCTGAAGGGGAGGAATTGTTTCTCGCACATCCAATGAATTGTGATACTGTAAGACCACAACTTCAGAATTGTAAATCCAGTGCTTTTCGTTTGTAATTTGATTATCATTATTTGTGTGCTGTTGATCTTGTCTAAAACGTTGAAAGATTTTGGTTTTGCCACTTTCTTGCTCTTTCAGCAGGCCAGTCCAGGTTCTCATAAGTCAACTGGGAAGTCAATTTCCACAAAATTGAAGGGCAAGAAACAAGCAAAATCCATAAGTAAGCCTCTGAATTTGCCAAGATCCTCAGTTCATCAGTCTGTACCGTCAAGCTCTGCACCACCCACCCAGTTTGGGCTTATGGGCTATACTAAAATTCAAACTCAGGCAATAGCATCATTCCAATCCATACCATCTCAAACTCCACCAGATATCTTAAATGTCTCTAACCAAGTGATGAACAGTTCTGGTACCAATATCTCTTACAACAATCAAACCCCATATCATATGTTCCCACCACAACCAGCAAATGCTTTCTTGCCTATGGTGTATTGGTCTGCACCAAATGCATTTCCTCCTACTCCTTATGCCTCTACATATGGTTACCAAGCTTTTCCATCCACTACAAACTACATGTCCTTACATCCTCAGCCTTATTACAGCAATCCCTCCTGCAGTCCTTCAATTCCTAAAATGGCAGAAAGAAATTGGAAGAATGATGCTGCCTTGGTGGAAGCTGATAGCGACTCTGATAGTAATTCTAGCAGTACAGAGCCAAAACAGGCATTGGCAGGCTGCAAATAATGGAGCAGAAGCTATATATGTCTTTGATGTAAATTATCTCTATTGGAAATAATCCTAGCAGAAGAAGGTGCAGTGTGTTGCAGTTTTAGGCCTCTCCTCCATTGCTGGTATTCCATGCAACTTTGAGTCTATTTATTTATATAGTGAATATATTTTTCTGTTCTTATTTGCCTCTTTGGCCATTAATTTCATCTCTGAGCTATGCATACAAAATGAATCTGTTATGAAAATTAGATGGTCGTATTTTCGTTAATCATTtacttgataataataataataataaagagtaATCAAGAACCCAATTATGAAAGGTCTTACCAATAATTTTTTGATGGTCAGATCCCTCTCAACCCATTTCTTGGTCCTTGTATCCACAGTATGAAATTTGAGAGTTACAGTTCAATAAACACTTGTATTGGAATCATATGACTCTGGAACATAAGAGCCTGCCTCCTAACATAGGATATAGCTTTGGTGGTAATAAAGATTCATTTTGGAAAGTTCAGTAATAAATCAAATTTCAGACTTACAGGATGTCTTTAGCAAATTGTATCCCAAAATCAATGAATGGTCATGTTCCAACACTCCTATTCGTTTGTCACTCGATTAGCTCAGCAGATGGGTCTGACTCATTGAGACTTAGCCCACCATATTTATAGGTCTCAAATCTATAGTCATTGGGTCTCACAGACCGGATGCCGTGTTGAAATCGAGGACCAACAAGTGTGGATCAATAAACCGGCAGACCTCTATACTAAACTGGGTTAGTTTGGTTTGCCAACATTATATCTGTGAGGCACACACCTCTTTCTTGCGTTGAATGTAGACCCAGTCAGGGGTCAATTATCAGACCAGATCGattcaaatttcaaaactaaAATCAGATCAATATAAATCAAAATCTGATCAAAATTAATATTGAACCATTCAGAA
The sequence above is a segment of the Hevea brasiliensis isolate MT/VB/25A 57/8 chromosome 11, ASM3005281v1, whole genome shotgun sequence genome. Coding sequences within it:
- the LOC110632235 gene encoding uncharacterized protein LOC110632235, which codes for MVELQSCASLVNASALCSIEQEVKGEATVNIIAEISAELQREREKNAELMERISVLESQIQERDKESFIAHGQGSCLNAAERSLKKFKRQKIGAIDNESGERNASNGETVSQIKNDIKCNPPKDANVEDRLVNWMSMDETQFLLIDKLKDDDLAADCDDTDDSEEEDDCEEVDTLIDHKNGATCEISNQTDALQHQNGVDERVNLPCPGSFLGGQCETTFPPVNQEKNADRKKYSTLPDSERVNKKRDIQKQDEKGTGKTGVHETLADDPVSKQEACNNGRGNMSSIRKPPKVAFCPKEVKRMLESEVLLLKNAQSHTIRKIIVFASLGIRHGCDDMYELDFNHFSILRKGEPYVSPKDPGEHVIYENPGIRRKIFFPNRQNPTLCPVQILEEEKTMRPSDPSCPSYLFLCIKYGGRTRNLPQNEYVRQRMGRNKLKSFGPVICRMAMLVHIRSGSFFFKALGITFLFMAGFPDDLVKRETKYRNLDLLQKYYRTDEDAEGEELFLAHPMNCDTQASPGSHKSTGKSISTKLKGKKQAKSISKPLNLPRSSVHQSVPSSSAPPTQFGLMGYTKIQTQAIASFQSIPSQTPPDILNVSNQVMNSSGTNISYNNQTPYHMFPPQPANAFLPMVYWSAPNAFPPTPYASTYGYQAFPSTTNYMSLHPQPYYSNPSCSPSIPKMAERNWKNDAALVEADSDSDSNSSSTEPKQALAGCK